A genomic stretch from Scheffersomyces stipitis CBS 6054 chromosome 6, complete sequence includes:
- a CDS encoding endoplasmic reticulum t-SNARE: MTDLTPLFRQCVDIVASELGGDAEDEYDRKQTRNSRSEFIIKDTFIKECYEFYSVVADLQQFVTVIRSPYLAVDDETSNSLSIEDKNRIDEEFKYKVQQLYKKLSLLETYEKKREELVPRDSDNSSGWLGKILGDDEPSDQQIYLATVAAHRTQILRFLVSALDNANKNFETIQKKRISRDRQLDSLNFQNFDDTDDLNYSEFDSYHEEEQNNHLSQQQIQLLETENREFLTMKSKQLKQVEKVQQSIVEIINIQNELSFKLQDQGQQINNLMDNNAQVHIDVQMGNKTLNKATVRNKKGANMLVTMCFVLGVLILFVDYISF, encoded by the exons ATGACGGACTTGACGCCGCTCTTTCGGCAATGTGTGGATATAGTAGCCAGCGAGCTTGGAGGCGATGCGGAGGACGAATACGACCGGAAACAGACCAGGAACTCGAGATCAGAGTTCATAATAAAAGACACTTTCATCAAAGAATGCTATGAATTCTACAGCGTAGTAGCGGATTTACAGCAATTTGTGACAGTGATTCGACTGCCATACTTGGCGGTAGACGACGAGACAA GCAACTCCCTTTCGattgaagacaagaacagaattgatgaagagttcaagTACAAAGTCCAGCAACTCTATAAGAAGCTCAGCTTGCTTGAAACTTACGAAAAAAAACGGGAAGAATTGGTGCCCAGAGATTCAGATAATAGCTCCGGATGGTTAGGCAAGATTTTGGGAGATGACGAGCCTCTGGATCAACAAATCTACTTAGCTACTGTAGCAGCACATCGTACTCAAATTCTTCGATTTTTGGTCTCAGCACTTGATAAtgccaacaagaactttgaGACTATCCAAAAAAAACGTATTCTGCGTGACAGGCAACTTGATCTGTTAAACTTCCAGAATTTCGACGATACTGATGATCTCAACTACTCGGAGTTTGATTCGTACCAT GAAGAGGAACAGAATAATCATCTCTCTCAACAACAGATACAACTATTGGAGACGGAAAACCGTGAGTTCTTGACGATGAAATCGAAGCAGCTCAAACAGGTGGAAAAAGTCCAACAGTCCATTGTagaaatcatcaacatACAGAACGAACTTTCGTTCAAGCTTCAGGACCAGGGACAGCAAATCAACAACCTTATGGACAACAACGCACAGGTGCACATAGATGTTCAGATGGGGAACAAGACGTTGAACAAGGCTACTGtgagaaacaagaaaggTGCCAATATGTTAGTGACGATGTGTTTTGTACTCGGTGTCTTGATCCTCTTTGTAGACTATATATCGTTCTGA
- the COM1 gene encoding catechol o- methyltransferase (catechol o- methyltransferase (COMT)~go_function O-methyltransferase activity), with the protein MPEKEQKVLQHILSLPEDRLKQIRGKPQEVLKLIDDFSENVESLMNIGPYKGKLIVDKIKEKKPKIMVELGGYVGYSAILFGSSLPDDPSSHYYSLELNEEFANISRQLIDLAGLSHRVSIIVGKASSSLVEMVDHFEEGNKGYFSFDFIFIDHWKDMYVPDLRVLESLTLISPGTIIVADNIYYPGAPDYVKYIQGSPEERRDHNYTVTNVAAPEFQGRWNILYKSETIPVKNPKSGTEDAIEVTECVEYLNG; encoded by the coding sequence ATGCCAGAAAAGGAACAGAAGGTGCTCCAGCACATCTTATCTTTGCCAGAGGATAGGCTCAAGCAAATCCGCGGTAAACCTCAGGAAGTACTTAAGCTCATTGATGACTTTAGCGAAAATGTTGAGTCATTGATGAATATCGGCCCCTACAAGGGCAAACTTATTGTTGACAAAAtcaaggagaagaagcCCAAGATCATGGTAGAATTGGGAGGCTATGTTGGATACTCGGCTATTTTGTTTGGTAGTAGTTTACCAGACGATCCTTCGCTGCACTACTATAGTTTGGAACTCAACGAGGAGTTTGCCAATATCTCCCGTCAGCTTATAGATCTAGCTGGGTTGCTGCATAGAGTGTCGATCATTGTAGGTAAGGCGTCGAGCTCACTTGTAGAAATGGTAGATCATTTTGAAGAGGGCAATAAAGGCTACTTTTCGtttgacttcatcttcatcgacCATTGGAAGGATATGTATGTTCCTGATCTCCGTGTGCTTGAGTCGCTTACATTGATATCACCAGGTACCATTATTGTAGCCGACAATATCTACTACCCGGGAGCTCCTGATTATGTTAAGTATATCCAGGGCCTGCCAGAGGAGAGAAGGGACCATAATTACACAGTTACCAACGTTGCAGCTCCAGAATTCCAGGGCAGGTGGAATATACTTTACAAATCCGAGACGATTCCAGTCAAGAATCCCAAATCGGGAACCGAAGATGCCATTGAGGTAACCGAATGCGTGGAATACCTCAATGGTTAG
- a CDS encoding predicted protein codes for MFEISKPVSEKDKNVISENLKRLEELRRRKKESQVQNSIEASIEWKTKKLAAKKQPKDLEEDDENEALHEGPQKDKLDYTLLEWEEWDKKMSNSKFGRKGYSNMNELAKWSYEKEMEALEVDKVEYNKQKQKLELQNSANAVERDIAMLKVKPSQEAVASLVQNLQESNERKQKRRRNKQDEEAVSSYINEKNRDFNMKLNREYS; via the coding sequence ATGTTTGAGATATCAAAACCTGTGCTggaaaaagacaagaatgTTATTTCtgagaacttgaaaagaCTCGAAGAGCTCAGAAGAcgaaagaaagagagccAGGTGCAAAACAGCATTGAAGCCAGTATAGAAtggaaaacaaagaaattaGCAGCTAAGAAACAACCTAAAGAtctagaagaagatgatgaaaacGAAGCTTTACACGAAGGACCACAAAAGGACAAACTTGACTATACCCTACTAGAGTGGGAAGAATGGGACAAGAAAATGCTGAATCTGAAATTCGGCAGAAAGGGTTATCTGAATATGAATGAACTTGCAAAATGGTCGTACGAAAAGGAAATGGAGGCTCTAGAAGTAGATAAAGTAGAGTACAACAAGCAAAAACAGAAACtagaattgcaaaatctggCAAATGCTGTTGAAAGAGATATAGCGATGCTCAAAGTCAAGCCTTCGCAGGAAGCAGTAGCTCTGTTAGTTCAGAATTTGCAAGAGTCCAACgaaagaaagcaaaagagaagaagaaacaaacaGGACGAAGAGGCAGTATCGTCTTATATTAATGAGAAGAACAGAGACTTCAacatgaagttgaacagaGAGTATCTGTAA
- a CDS encoding predicted protein (go_process intracellular signaling cascade) — MAREDEEREIRDDVSNNSSEEDGDDVLDSSEEDDDDEDEEAIQKVREGFIVDDDDEVIQSKKKRKHKRKRESQRAAVDDALDEDDLELLLENSGAKPSSSSSSGKFKRLKRAQSETAEEQENESLNDMFSDDEEAEADELEEEGEVAHDRNILDEFEDFIEEDEFSDEDEESRREKIKQRKAKKAGPRLDISKLSSVDRESLQQLFEVFGNGAEYEWALDAQEMEDEGNGEAMEPTSLDEVFEHSELKERMLTEEDNLIRIIDIPERYQKYRANLNYIDLEGEELQNEKEWIASILSKEKQGLVGGFLEQPFREAVGKVVEFVSKDSYEVPFIWTHRRDFLLYSREIQDAEGVVNNEVHKLLYEDDLWRIVHLDIEYHSLYEKRLNIEKLIDALSIDDDLVKDIKSLDTMVAVQDLHDYIQFTYSAEIRELNNKTEDLEDGNKPGKKHSKFALFERIRSNILYDGVKAFGISAKEFGENVQDQSSKKFEVPYRIHATDDSLESPEDMIEKLCEDDEVIFKDEKSARDAVRRTFAEEIYQNPKIRHEVRQTYKAFASISVAITEKGRATIDRHSPYADIKYAINRSPADLVKQPDVLLRMLEAESSGLAVIKVETKDYDNWFQCICNCLKSDGSSEISDKWNREREHVLTLAFKKLCATVALNTKEDLRRECERLVASEVRRRFLSKVDQSPYVPYGFDKGSKANVLALSFGKGEFDSAVVGAFLKHDGLFGEVFKSENNPTKDRENEEQFAGQLQQYLDRLLGDYKPDVIAVSGYNANTKRLFDAIVNTVEKNNIRVSLSEDHKDFNNPPLVNVIWGQDETARLYQNSDRATQEFPEKPTLYKYCVGVARYIQNPLLEYVSLKDDILSLTFHEHQKLIPADAVKDAVESVFVDIINMVGVEINEAVRDPYVAQLLPYISGLGPRKSSGLIRNINAKLGSTLSNRSDLIESELTTANIFINCSSFLNIPALETSSRDTSVELLDATRIHPEDYDLARKMAADALDLDEEDMAHIEEQGGIIYQLMKEGVSRVDELNLVAYGKELESKFGKKKYATLQMIKEELVNNFEELRRSFHLLDNAEVFQMLTGETTETFSRNVVVPVTVVRVGKNFRDYEQAKIRFAKVVTSSLITGNIEENSIPSGIDLNQGQIVQAVILDVFYDSFTATLSLLDDDLRKANAPRFVKEEGKWDFTAEEDDWKKERAKERAKLAKTRNVQHPLYHNFNFKQAEEFLAPQAVGDCVIRPSSKGPNFLTITWKVANNLFQHLLVQEKTSGRLKEYVVEGKKYGDLDQLIFQHIQSIAKKVLEMTRHPKFREGTLSEVNEWLDSYTRANPKSSAYVFCFDHKLPGSFLLLFKVNANTPISTWHVRTEVDGYTLKGFSYPNMLRLCNGFKQTFKSYVSNTRSAPSNRAPTSSYGGYAY, encoded by the exons ATGGCCAgagaagacgaagaaagagagatCCGTGATGACGTGTCGAACAACtcctctgaagaagatggagacGATGTTCTAGACtcatctgaagaagacgacgacgacgaagatgaagaagccatCCAGAAAGTCCGTGAAGGATTCATTGTagacgatgacgacgagGTGATACAATctaaaaagaagagaaagcaCAAGCGGAAGAGAGAATCACAACGTGCAGCTGTAGACGATGCCTTggatgaagacgacttgGAGTTATTGCTTGAAAACTCCGGAGCCAAACCTCTGCTGTCGTCATCTCTGGGAAAGTTCAAGAGACTCAAACGGGCTCAGCTGGAAACTGctgaagagcaagaaaaTGAGA GTTTGAACGATATGTTCTCCGACGATGAAGAGGCAGAAGCCGACgagcttgaagaagaaggagaagttgcTCATGACCGTAACATTTTGGATGAATTCGAAGACTTcatcgaagaagatgagttttcagacgaagatgaagagtccagaagagaaaagatcAAACAGCGAAAAGCAAAGAAAGCTGGCCCCAGATTGGATATCTCGAAGTTGTCCAGTGTAGACCGAGAAAGCTTGCAACAATTGTTTGAAGTTTTTGGTAATGGTGCTGAGTACGAGTGGGCTCTTGATGCCCAGGAGatggaagatgaaggtAATGGTGAAGCCATGGAGCCAACGTCGTTGGATGAAGTCTTTGAACATTCGGAGTTGAAGGAGCGGATGttgacagaagaagacaacttGATCCGAATCATAGACATTCCTGAGCGGTACCAGAAGTACCGGGCCAACTTGAATTACATCGACTTGGAGGGAGAAGAGTTGCAAAACGAAAAAGAGTGGATCGCTTCCATTCTATCCAAGGAGAAGCAGGGACTTGTTGGAGGCTTTTTGGAGCAACCATTCCGGGAAGCAGTAGGAAAGGTAGTAGAGTTCGTTTCAAAGGATTCCTATGAGGTTCCTTTCATCTGGACCCATCGTCGTGATTTCCTCTTGTATTCACGTGAGATCCAGGATGCCGAAGGTGTAGTCAACAATGAAGTTcacaagttgttgtacGAAGACGACTTGTGGAGAATCGTTCATTTGGATATCGAATACCATTCACTCTACGAAAAACGTTTAAACATCGAAAAGTTGATAGATGCTTTGTCTATCGACGACGACTTGGTTAAGGACATCAAGTCATTGGACACTATGGTGGCTGTTCAAGATTTGCATGATTACATTCAGTTCACATATTCGGCTGAGATACGAGAACTCAACAATAAAACTGAAGACTTAGAAGATGGCAATAAGCCTGGCAAGAAACACCTGAAATTTGCTCTTTTTGAAAGAATAAGGTCCAACATCTTATACGATGGTGTCAAGGCCTTTGGTATCTCTGCTAAAGAGTTTGGTGAAAACGTCCAAGACCAAAGTTCTAAGAAGTTTGAAGTTCCATACAGAATCCATGCTACGGATGATTCGCTCGAGTCTCCTGAGGATATGATCGAGAAGTTGTGTGAAGACGACGAGGTCATCTTCAAGGACGAGAAGTCTGCTCGTGATGCTGTAAGAAGAACATTTGCCGAGGAGATCTACCAGAACCCAAAGATTAGACACGAAGTCCGACAGACCTACAAGGCATTTGCCTCCATCAGTGTTGCAATTACCGAAAAGGGAAGAGCTACTATCGACAGACACAGCCCCTATGCTGACATCAAGTACGCCATCAACCGTTCTCCTGCTGACTTAGTGAAACAACCAGATGTGTTGTTGAGAATGCTTGAAGCTGAGAGCTCTGGTTTGGCTGTGATCAAAGTCGAAACCAAAGATTATGACAACTGGTTCCAGTGTATATGTAACTGTTTGAAGTCTGACGGATCCTCGGAGATCTCAGACAAATGGAACAGAGAAAGGGAGCATGTTTTGACATTGGCATTCAAGAAATTATGTGCTACAGTAGCTTTAAACACAAAGGAAGACTTGCGCCGTGAATGTGAACGTTTAGTGGCCAGTGAAGTGCGTAGAAGATTCTTATCTAAGGTGGACCAGTCGCCATATGTACCTTATGGGTTCGACAAGGGCAGTAAGGCTAACGTTTTGGCATTGTCATTTGGAAAGGGTGAGTTCGACAgtgctgttgttggagCTTTCCTCAAGCACGATGGTTTATTTGGTGAAGTTTTCAAGTCTGAAAATAACCCCACCAAAGATCGtgaaaacgaagaacaGTTTGCTGGTCAATTACAGCAGTACCTTGATAGGCTCTTGGGTGACTACAAGCCAGATGTCATTGCGGTGTCTGGTTATAATGCTAACACCAAGAGATTGTTTGACGCCATTGTCAAtactgtagaaaagaacaatatCAGAGTGTCGCTATCTGAAGACCACaaggatttcaacaacccTCCTTTGGTCAATGTCATCTGGGGTCAAGACGAAACCGCCAGATTGTACCAGAACTCAGATAGAGCCACACAGGAGTTCCCAGAAAAGCCAACCTTATACAAGTACTGTGTAGGTGTAGCTCGTTACATCCAGAATCCACTCTTGGAGTACGTTTCATTGAAAGACGATATCTTGTCCTTGACTTTCCACGAGcaccagaagttgattcCAGCCGATGCTGTCAAGGATGCTGTAGAGTCTGTGTTTGTCGATATCATCAATATGGTTGGTGTAGAGATCAACGAAGCTGTTCGTGATCCTTATGTGGCCCAGTTGTTGCCATATATTTCTGGTTTGGGTCCTCGTAAGTCTTCTGGTCTCATCAGAAATATTAACGCTAAGCTTGGTTCCACTTTGTCCAACAGAAGCGACTTGATTGAAAGCGAATTGACGACTGCcaacattttcatcaactgttcttcctttttgAACATTCCAGCTTTGGAAACCTCTTCTAGAGATACTTCTGTCGAGTTGTTGGATGCTACGAGAATTCACCCAGAAGATTACGATTTGGCTCGTAAGATGGCTGCCGATGCGTTGGACttagatgaagaagacatgGCCCATATTGAAGAGCAGGGTGGTATTATCTACCAGTTGATGAAGGAAGGTGTCAGCAGAGTTGACGAGTTGAACTTGGTAGCTTACGGCAAGGAATTAGAGTCCAAGTTtggcaagaagaagtacgCAACCTTGCAAATGATCAAGGAAGAACTAGTAAACaactttgaagagttgagaAGACTGTTCCACTTGCTAGACAATGCCGAAGTTTTCCAGATGTTGACTGGTGAAACCACTGAAACTTTCTCTAGAAATGTCGTTGTTCCAGTTACAGTTGTCAGGGTTGGCAAAAACTTCAGAGACTACGAACAGGCCAAGATCAGATTTGCAAAGGTTGTcacatcttcattgatCACAGGAAACATTGAAGAGAACCTGATTCCAAGTGGAATTGATCTCAATCAGGGCCAAATTGTCCAGGCTGTTATCTTAGATGTTTTCTACGATTCTTTCACAGCCACCTTGAGTTTGTTAGATGATGATCTCAGAAAAGCCAATGCTCCAAGATTCGTCAAGGAAGAGGGCAAGTGGGATTtcactgctgaagaagacgactGGAAGAAGGAACGTGCGAAGGAAAGAGCCAAGCTTGCCAAAACTAGAAACGTTCAACATCCATTGTACcacaatttcaatttcaagcAAGCTGAAGAGTTTTTGGCTCCTCAGGCTGTGGGAGACTGTGTGATCCGTCCTTCTTCCAAAGGTCCtaacttcttgacaatCACCTGGAAGGtagccaacaacttgttccaaCATTTACTTGTCCAGGAAAAGACAAGTGGAAGATTGAAAGAGtacgttgttgaaggtaAGAAATATGGTGATTTAGATCAGTTGATCTTCCAACACATCCAGTCCATAGCCAAGAAGGTATTGGAAATGACCCGTCATCCAAAGTTCAGAGAAGGTACTCTTTCTGAGGTCAACGAATGGTTAGACTCTTACACTAGAGCCAATCCTAAGAGCAGTGCTTATGTATTCTGTTTTGATCACAAGTTGCCTGGTagtttcttgttgttgtttaAAGTCAATGCCAACACACCAATTAGCACTTGGCATGTCCGCACAGAAGTTGACGGCTACACCTTGAAGGGATTCTCGTATCCAAACATGCTTCGTTTGTGTAACGGCTTCAAGCAGACTTTCAAATCATATGTTTCTAACACTAGGTCTGCTCCAAGCAATCGTGCCCCTACAAGCTCCTATGGTGGTTACGCTTACTAA
- the GBO1 gene encoding Gamma-butyrobetaine dioxygenase (Gamma-butyrobetaine,2-oxoglutarate dioxygenase) (Gamma-butyrobetaine hydroxylase) (Gamma-BBH) (go_function oxidoreductase activity) yields MIPNLYRVNKTKLPRVLARSVRFQSSLAIHRYDDNYTTLVFDGDRSISFSNIFLRDSCRDPKSVDTYSSQKLFTTAEIAKNLSINSPPRIRKSPDSSESVLEIEWLQNGKLHLSQYQETFLREYIDAESRQAGKFFEGERTIWDNKELVGNLPSIQADYKKYLESDSTFFETVRSLNKFGLAFVNDIPEPSAELQKSGMNEKNAAEWPVSKLANKFGYIKKTFYGTLFDVKNEKEEAKNIANTNTFLPLHMDLLYYESPPGLQLLHFIKNSTTGGENVFCDSFLAAEHVKNVDPTAYVALTLVPITYHYDNNNEHYFFKRPLVVEEVKGDTARIKEVNYAPPFQGPFEFGITRNDSEREGLFLAKDTTDGLLFQDFIRGFQLFEDFINDPVNHYEIKMPEGSCVIFDNRRVLHSRLGFSDSNGGDRWLMGTYVDGDSFRSKLRMGFRHLKEAM; encoded by the coding sequence ATGATACCAAATTTGTATAGAGTTAATAAAACGAAGCTACCCCGCGTTTTAGCGAGATCCGTGAGATTTCAGCTGTCGCTTGCTATTCATAGATACGATGATAACTATACAACTTTGGTATTTGATGGAGATAGGTCAATTCTGTTCAGTAACATCTTTCTCCGTGATTCATGCAGGGATCCTAAGTCTGTAGACACTTACTCGAGCCAGAAGCTTTTCACCACAGCAGAAATCGCAAAGAATTTGTCCATTAACTCACCTCCCCGGATTAGAAAATCACCAGATTCAAGCGAGTCTGTTTTAGAAATAGAATGGCTCCAAAACGGAAAACTCCATCTTTCCCAGTACCAGGAGACGTTCTTGAGAGAGTACATTGATGCTGAGTCAAGGCAAGCTGGTAAATTCTTTGAAGGTGAAAGAACAATATGGGACAACAAGGAACTCGTTGGAAACCTTCCCAGCATACAAGCTGATTACAAGAAGTACTTGGAACTGGATTCTACTTTCTTTGAAACAGTCAGAAGCCTCAACAAGTTTGGTTTGGCATTTGTAAACGACATTCCGGAACCTTCAGCCGAGCTTCAGAAACTGGGAAtgaatgaaaagaatgcCGCAGAATGGCCGGTGTCAAAGCTTGCTAACAAATTTGGTTAtatcaagaagacattCTATGGTACTTTATTTGACGTTAAAAACGAAAAGGAGGAGGCAAAGAACATTGCAAACACAAACACATTCTTGCCGTTGCACATGGACCTCTTGTACTACGAATCGCCGCCAGgattgcaattgcttcatttcatcaagaactctACAACAGGCGGAGAGAATGTCTTCTGCGATTCCTTCCTTGCGGCTGAACATGTCAAAAATGTAGATCCAACAGCATATGTTGCTTTGACGCTTGTCCCCATTACCTATCATTATGATAACAACAACGAGcactatttcttcaagaggCCTTTGGTagtggaagaagtgaaaGGCGATACGGCTCGTATCAAAGAAGTCAACTACGCTCCACCATTTCAAGGGCCATTTGAGTTTGGAATAACCAGAAATGACTCCGAGAGGGAAGGATTGTTTTTGGCTAAAGATACCACAGACGGTCTTTTGTTCCAGGACTTTATCAGAGGATTCCAGCTCTTCGAAGACTTCATCAACGACCCCGTGAACCACTACGAAATCAAGATGCCAGAAGGCTCTTGTGTTATATTCGACAACAGAAGAGTTCTCCACTCCCGTCTTGGATTCAGTGACTCCAACGGAGGAGATAGATGGCTCATGGGAACCTATGTAGACGGCGATAGTTTCAGatccaagttgagaatGGGCTTCAGACACTTGAAAGAAGCTATGTAA
- a CDS encoding alpha-1,2 mannosyltransferase — MITSPRISSPFPVILVVMIMIITVVNLFLLNSDSEDVIPVGVGGETYLTGGKGRLQTEIDRVDHKDYMSNLVGEVKKSKQKELVEQLRIAIEKENKDKFLITLRNDIRHKYTEKMKEDLKKEISDQYTRKYFKDMKLSYGLFEQLRAEYYHDFYSNIKQFDFMKLFRETNLPEVKLPKDFPDRFDATLDRLLNKQEYLSNIVNEFLIENKPLADEMSDNEKGRPLEPRLINVVPEKPLSKKELTDGHANLPSEKYNALKKSHDAMVRSIKNLEEPPYELVKGQGIVIYGGGDRIGSALVNIFQLRDQGSDLPIELILDKEEEYDEQVCDELLAIKFKTKCIVMESAFGKELYETMDLKDSQKRAFSLLVSSFNHIISIDADNLAIKNVDNLIASEPYLSSSFVLWPQAYQRQTSPLFYEIAQVEQGEVLRRNGLKNDISFSDYIQKNPDEEITFHDFSGLPSAVGADSSQFVFSKRRHFKSFLLALYYNYYGPQFYYPLIYQGAPDMDDRDTWAAALTVMNEPYYIAEQKIGYIGTQTDLKDKPVYFQNDVRDNVDFLKSWKAFIKKENVDTRLNPNQENEYTTSLIQKFHNYHQKLIPEDHVDQEGNIETVHRQESFQLPKPMFVHVKSPKINPFENFKDENAYVNRLFGASTSNYRDLGLVDWELRFHTISKWYACYSITSEKFWQRLNLNQKEVCEKVTGFTELLKKDSKDSDATVLSYIKKI; from the coding sequence ATGATCACCTCGCCTCGGATATCATCGCCGTTCCCGGTCATCTTGGTGGTCATGATTATGATCATCACCGTGGTAAATCTATTTTTACTCAACTCCGATTCTGAGGATGTCATCCCTGTAGGAGTTGGCGGGGAGACGTATTTGACAGGCGGAAAGGGCAGATTACAGACTGAAATCGACCGTGTCGACCACAAGGACTACATGCTGAAtcttgttggagaagtgaagaaatcgaagcAGAAGGAGCTTGTGGAACAGTTGAGAATCGCGATTGAAAAGGAGAACAAAGACAAGTTCCTCATCACTTTGAGAAACGACATCAGACACAAGTACACCgagaagatgaaggaagatctcaagaaggaaatttCTGACCAATATACCAGAAAGTACTTCAAGGACATGAAGTTGTCGTACGGCTTGTTTGAACAGTTGAGAGCAGAATACTACCACGACTTCTACTCAAACATCAAGCAGTTTGACttcatgaagttgttcaGAGAAACTAACCTTCCGGAGGTCAAGTTGCCCAAGGATTTCCCGGATCGTTTCGATGCTACGCTCGACAGATTACTCAATAAGCAGGAGTACCTCTCCAACATTGTCAATGAGTTTTTGATAGAAAACAAGCCTTTGGCTGACGAGATGTCCGATAATGAAAAGGGAAGACCACTTGAACCCAGATTGATCAACGTTGTTCCCGAGAAGCCtttgtccaagaaggaattgaccGACGGTCACGCCAATTTGCCCAGCGAAAAGTACAAcgcattgaagaagagtcaTGATGCCATGGTCAGATCCATtaagaacttggaagaaccTCCATATGAGCTAGTGAAGGGTCAGGGAATTGTCATCTACGGTGGAGGTGACAGGATCGGGTCTGCTCTTGTGAACATCTTCCAGTTGAGAGACCAAGGCTCTGATTTACCCATTGAGTTAATTcttgacaaagaagaagagtacGACGAACAAGTGTGTGACGAGCTTTTAGctatcaaattcaaaacGAAGTGTATAGTTATGGAGTCCGCTTTTGGAAAGGAGTTGTATGAGACGATGGACTTGAAGGACTCTCAAAAGAGAGCTTTCAGTTTGCTTGTTTCAAGCTTCAACCACATCATTTCTATTGATGCGGACAACTTGGCCATCAAAAATGTCGACAACTTGATTGCTTCTGAGCCATACCTCAGTTCAAGTTTCGTCTTGTGGCCCCAAGCCTACCAACGTCAAACTTCACCTTTATTCTACGAAATTGCTCAGGTTGAACAGGGAGAAGTGTTGCGTAGAAATGGGTTGAAGAACGATATCTCGTTTTCAGATTACATTCAAAAGAATCCTGATGAGGAAATTACGTTCCATGATTTCTCTGGTTTACCATCGGCCGTCGGTGCTGACAGCAGTCAGTTTGTATTCTCCAAGCGTCGTCATTTCAAGAGTTTCTTATTAGCTCTCTACTACAACTATTATGGTCCTCAGTTCTACTATCCGTTGATTTACCAAGGAGCCCCAGACATGGATGACCGTGACACTTGGGCTGCTGCTTTGACTGTTATGAACGAACCTTACTACATTGCTGAACAAAAGATCGGCTACATTGGTACCCAAACAGATTTGAAGGATAAACCAGTGTACTTTCAAAATGATGTCCGTGACAATGTCGACTTTCTCAAGTCGTGGAAGGCCTTTATTAAGAAGGAAAATGTCGATACCCGTTTGAACCCTaatcaagaaaatgaatACACCACTTCCTTGATACAGAAATTCCACAACTACCATCAAAAACTCATTCCTGAAGACCATGTCGACCAAGAAGGTAATATTGAGACTGTTCACAGACAGGAGAGTTTTCAATTGCCCAAACCAATGTTTGTTCATGTAAAGTCTCCAAAAATCAATCCATTCgaaaatttcaaagacGAAAATGCATATGTGAATCGTTTATTTGGAGCTTCAACCTCCAACTACAGAGACCTCGGACTTGTCGATTGGGAGTTGAGATTCCACACTATTTCTAAGTGGTATGCCTGTTACTCAATTACTAGTGAAAAGTTTTGGCAAAGGTTGAATTTAAACCAGAAGGAAGTTTGTGAAAAGGTCACTGGGTTCActgagttgttgaaaaaggATTCAAAGGATAGCGATGCTACCGTGCTTTCTtacatcaagaaaatc